Proteins found in one Plodia interpunctella isolate USDA-ARS_2022_Savannah chromosome 24, ilPloInte3.2, whole genome shotgun sequence genomic segment:
- the LOC128680350 gene encoding uncharacterized protein LOC128680350 isoform X2, which produces MAHFALLWKARTIEKYRQNYENEKYLSLQETNTPIPQKSLSQRLRCYRQDTQARFSRIFQKIYPEGSSLSHFFLNLKTDQTCLNFVFKSLLGFLTGLVLTYLCFLFLVYQLSISLFHATVISSVIGVLLTMGLAFSYRIRCLIFLLLPQFFSRAGRYTLTCYALVLILTGPATNTLKNSEVLTESMACRQEQIKTLVSEVKYTARKPLNSMRDSIKIMVQKIRFFTRQLKENLLKVNRLTLSVLETIHSTFLWLRWLSEACNKTMGTPYERCLKVLNEGVYKQKYKLSVTQMKSLVDKPEEICSNVKKYKAMCIFTDFVNGSFVATIKRRLKEFTQRIRDMLYLQIHVQHSYTFSSNISDSASQVAAGIVTEIRKRADPLLTWLSWSSCVTSLFLLLIIFRAKYYQHMFETRSRFDNKYITKELRDLDLTRLRLGRETILPLNRRERSKYVSTTSFRLVASEKIHVNRSIVFMTITTFKLLIHMVADYSLYWVLMTIQHNGKNQTPMPYGVPNAGMHITGTGGIADMFRSLLAALTSPLEMPLPLPFACLPNPNPPDFQRYIQIGGFMKFARRKLHRSYKYHSEEKYTFKKWLNIYIPSWLRYILRISKEEVQCLLCCTKELSDDLNTKLQKCVTKDCPGVYCADCFSDTGELCPICLSPSEYDDFSDVSYEKGSSDESDDDCDQGNAADENDEYIFDSENDDILLPKPLRDKNKYQNVINNCESNINSNKTTYIKNQISNMKTNLWIIDKIKTFSGRDISKYKYCIVSLSNENSVLGNNETTGKNKMASDNKTNNNDQKTIDNDKQVTKDVTNRKFGDKDSKPDGTNELNPNKSKDSNNKRKNKKSNLGQNELIKHETVTWCYFNRFNTLIFACWPNKKNNLFNACKSTSQTVINKNLSYDKNFKTRKKDKNIDKRIEDENARQYRIFSYLAEQDWVVKKTVTYKSTEEECSLVGEKNDNKTIKCLKNDILQRNIYLLDTEKERTLRRPLLEQHVFICDRCRFHCLCPGNPLNQLLRPPCRSLPTSEHELLKEKDSKPAITTSKSKENIAKTPSKSISKRKRSFMSRMIRCLKSSCRVKKKKKVEEIQMKKQDQATSTQHVQICTVTKKICRKQPKCCATQYETTNDLTIIKREGTLTEDKSVLIDQKEVQKKCKDKCISTEQKELQKKTKDKSVSIGLKDVRKKTKDKCVLIEQRELVNMIDEEIQKELPVKDNAIDLEPIKQTEPIRNKCCNGKGKSQEKKKNIDTETQKKLPSRENSIELELQEISNKYKKDKNNCKGQKTKKNIDSEIQKDSSVEKKNFESKRKEVSNKIKSDKCKSKAIKNKKKIDEEKKDKLERTDVTNKCTQCNKRKHKESNAKNKIEIKREKERSPKENKTEPHKQICANCKGDAELCKQEKLHKKCDDLCPDECKCNNRGVMIEKCDPLCPEECECHGEGVQFEPCDPLCPEDCTCGGQGIEVEKCDPLCPKTCKCDGHGITVKTCDPLCPTTCTCDGHGIVVRKCDPQCPKTCTCNGHGITEERNYLCSGDCCCKDAGIETQQELSAPETTTTSEEECSHQSTNNSCCSLCGDNKKTCPNCRNKTTTSDTKVNSSIFRCTDSNKSKKGENKRRSKQSKKPKLTRVDDTSRNCDKIKLGNRSDSSDEIECCPLSECASCVNSDSSMTPGEMYCSCAIQCPPLHRPNKITKQYFNGIEDDDPDSSSLCTCCCSDAKRNDFTGAHNTVRHCYVERPRMRRVNRTIVNQRNQCIGTNIEPRCDVGTMTKEKGLIRKNVVYVPKTHGICWDRIYKRDIGVSTKKTVSFRSRVQLIPSDIFVDDFLDIYTPSRYLLESQKYYNDIYAGANIYPIKFNQKWSHERSSYGSRSYSYRRGRRAKRLDGYLQQKYLTVKRVNTMLNGANRAKYRKSQKEILS; this is translated from the exons ATGGCCCACTTTGCTTTGTTGTGGAAAGCTAGAACTATAGAAAAGTATAGGCAAAATTACGAAAATGAGAAATACCTCTCTTTACAAGAAACAAACACTCCTATTCCTCAAAAATCTCTGTCACAAAGATTGCGATGCTACAGGCAAGATACGCAAGCGCGTTTTTCGAGGATTTTCCAAAAGATTTATCCCGAAGGATCATCATTGTCACACTTCTTCTTGAATCTGAAAACAGATCAGACATGCCTCAATTTTGTGTTCAAGAGTTTGTTAGGGTTTTTGACGGGATTGGTGCTTACATACCTTTGCTTTTTGTTCTTGGTGTATCAGCTATCTATTTCTCTATTTCATGCTACGGTTATCAGTTCTGTCATCGGCGTTCTCCTTACTATGGGATTGGCGTTTAGCTATAGAATTAG GTGTCTGATATTTCTTCTTCTACCCCAATTCTTTTCACGAGCTGGACGGTACACGTTAACTTGCTATGCTCTTGTACTAATTCTTACTGGCCCTGCTACAAACACACTTAAAAATTCTGAAGTTTTGACGGAATCCATGGCCTGTCGCCAG gaacaaataaaaactcttGTAAGCGAAGTAAAATACACTGCGAGAAAACCTTTAAATTCAATGAGAGattcaatcaaaattatggtacaaaaaatacgattttttaCAAGACAgctgaaagaaaatttattgaaagtcAATAGGCTCACATTGAGCGtat TAGAAACAATCCATTCTACATTCTTGTGGTTGCGGTGGTTATCagaagcttgtaataaaactatGGGGACTCCATATGAACGCTGCCTGAAAGTGCTCAACGAAGGTgtctacaaacaaaaatacaagctAAGTGTTACACAAATGAAAAGTTTGGTTGATAAACCTGAAGAAATTTGTTCCAAtgttaagaaatataaagCAATGTGCATATTCACAGATTTCGTTAATGGAAGTTTTGTTGCCACCATTAAAAGAC gGCTAAAGGAGTTCACCCAGCGCATAAGGGATATGTTATATCTTCAGATCCATGTGCAGCACTCATATACCTTCTCTAGCAACATCAGCGACTCTGCTAGCCAAGTAGCTGCTGGCATTGTCACTGAGATCAGAAAGAGAGCTGATCCTTTACTCACTTGGTTATCTTGGAGTTCATGTGTCACTAGTTTATTCCttttactaattatatttag agcAAAATATTATCAGCATATGTTTGAAACTCGATCTAGatttgacaataaatatataactaaagaGCTAAGGGATTTAGACCTGACCAGATTACGTCTTGGGAGAGAAACTATTTTGCCCTTGAATAGAAGAGAGCGATCTAAATATGTCTCT ACAACATCGTTCAGACTGGTTGCTTCTGAAAAGATACATGTAAATAgatcaattgtttttatgacGATAACTACATTTAAGCTACTCATCCACATGGTAGCAGATTATAGTCTGTATTGGGTATTAATGACTATTCAACACAATGGAAAAAATCAGACCCCAATGCCat ATGGAGTTCCAAATGCGGGTATGCACATAACTGGTACAGGGGGTATAGCAGATATGTTTCGATCATTACTTGCAGCTCTAACATCTCCACTTGAGATGCCTCTTCCATTACCATTTGCATGCCTTCCGAATCCAAATCCACCAGATTTTCAACGATATATACAAATtg GTGGATTCATGAAATTTGCAAGACGAAAGCTTCACAGATCCTATAAGTACCATTCGGAGGAAAAATACACTTTCAAGAAAtggttgaatatttatattcc GTCCTGGCTAcgttatattttaagaatctCAAAAGAAGAAGTTCAGTGCCTTCTTTGTTGTACAAAAGAGCTATCAGATGACCTTAATACTAAACTGCAAAA GTGTGTTACCAAAGATTGTCCAGGAGTTTATTGTGCAGATTGTTTCTCTGATACTGGTGAATTGTGTCCTATCTGTTTATCCCCGAGTGAATATGATGATTTTAGTGATGTTAGCTATGAGAA agGTTCATCTGATGAAAGTGATGATGACTGTGATCAAGGAAATGCTGCGGACGAAAatgatgaatatatttttgattctgAAAATGATGATATTCTTTTGCCAAAGCCTTTGagagataaaaacaaatatcaaaatgttataaataattgtgaatcaaatataaattctaataagacaacatatataaaaaatcaaatatcaaatatGAAGACAAATTTATGGATAattgataaaatcaaaactttttCGGGTCgtgatatttcaaaatacaaatattgtattgtaagttTATCGAATGAAAATAGTGTGTTAGGTAATAATGAAACTAcaggaaaaaacaaaatggcaagtgacaataaaacaaataataatgaccaAAAAACGATAGACAATGATAAGCAAGTAACAAAAGATGTTACTAATAGGAAATTTGGTGACAAAGATAGTAAACCAGATGGGACAAATGAGCTTAACccaaataaaagtaaagatTCAAATAacaaacgtaaaaataaaaaaagtaacttagggcaaaatgaattaataaaacacgAAACAGTTACTTGGTGCTATTTCAATCGATTTAACACTTTAATTTTCGCATGTtggccaaataaaaaaaataatttatttaatgcctGTAAATCCACATCTCAAACAGTTATCAATAAGAACTTAAGTtatgataaaaactttaaaactcGTAAAAAAGATAAGAATATCGATAAGAGAATTGAGGACGAAAATGCGAGACAATATAgaattttttcttatttggcCGAACAAGACTGGGTCGTAAAGAAAACCGTCACGTATAAAAGTACGGAAGAGGAATGTTCACTGGTTGGtgaaaaaaatgataataagaCTATAAAGTGCTTGAAAAATGATATCTTACAACGGAATATCTATTTG CTGGATACTGAAAAAGAGCGGACCTTGAGAAGACCGCTTTTAGAACAACATGTTTTCATTTGTGATCGCTGTAGATTCCATTGTTTATGTCCTGGAAATCCGCTAAATCAGTTGCTCCGGCCGCCATGTAGATCATTGCCAACTAGTG AACATGAACTACTCAAAGAAAAGGACAGCAAACCCGCTATAACAACTTcgaaaagtaaagaaaatattgccAAAACTCCTAGTAAAAGTATCTCGAAACGCAAACGTAGTTTTAT gaGTAGGATGATACGTTGCTTAAAATCATCTTGTCGtgtgaaaaaaaagaaaaaagttgaag aaatacaaatgaaaaaacaagATCAAGCCACATCCACACAACA TGTACAAATATGCAccgtcacaaaaaaaatatgtagaaagCAACCTAAATGTTGTGCGACGCAATACGAAACAACGAATgatttgacaataataaaacgagAGGGAACATTGACCGAAGACAAAAGTGTTTTGATAGATCAGAAAGAAGTGCAAAAGAAGTGCAAGGACAAATGTATTTCAACAGAACAGAAAGAGCTACAAAAGAAAACCAAGGACAAAAGTGTTTCAATAGGACTGAAAGATGTACGAAAGAAGACAAAAgataaatgtgttttaataGAACAGAGAGAATTAGTGAACATGATTGATGAAGAAATACAGAAGGAGTTACCAGTCAAAGACAATGCTATTGACTTAGAACCTATCAAACAAACAGAACCAATCAGGAACAAGTGTTGCAATGGAAAAGGGAAAAGtcaagaaaagaagaaaaatattgatacggaaacacaaaaaaaattgccttCCAGAGAAAATAGTATTGAATTAGAACTACAAGAAATATCAAacaaatacaagaaagataaaaacaattgcaaAGGACAAAAGaccaagaaaaatattgattcaGAAATACAGAAAGATTCATCGGTggaaaaaaagaattttgaatcaaAACGAAAAGAGGTATCGAACAAAATCAAGAGTGATAAATGTAAATCCAAAGCAATAAAGAACAAGAAAAAGATTGACGaagaaaagaaagataaaTTAGAACGAACAGATGTTACCAACAAATGCACGCAGTGCAATAAAAGAAAGCATAAAGAATCAAATGCCAAGAACAAGATTGAGATCAAACGAGAAAAAGAGAGATCGccaaaagaaaacaaaacagaaCCACACAAACAAATATGTGCCAACTGCAAAGGTGATGCTGAACTTTGTAAACAAGAGAAGTTGCACAAAAAATGTGACGATTTATGTCCTGATgaatgtaaatgtaataatcGTGGTGTAATGATTGAAAAATGCGACCCTCTTTGTCCTGAAGAATGTGAGTGCCATGGGGAAGGTGTCCAATTTGAACCGTGTGACCCATTATGTCCAGAAGACTGTACGTGTGGAGGGCAAGGAATCGAAGTTGAAAAATGTGACCCGCTCTGTCCAAAAACATGTAAATGTGATGGACATGGCATCACTGTCAAAACTTGTGACCCACTCTGTCCAACGACATGTACTTGTGATGGTCATGGAATTGTTGTTAGAAAATGTGATCCGCAATGCCCAAAAACGTGTACGTGTAATGGACATGGAATTACTGAGGAACGTAACTATCTATGTTCAGGAGACTGTTGTTGTAAAGATGCAGGAATAGAAACTCAGCAAGAACTCAGTGCCCcagaaacaacaacaacaagtgAAGAAGAATGTTCGCACCAATCAACAAACAACTCGTGCTGTAGTCTTtgtggagataataaaaaaacatgtccaAATTGCCGCAATAAAACAACGACTAGTGATACTAAAGTAAACTCTAGCATTTTTAGATGTACAGATAGTAATAAATCGAAGAAAGGCGAAAATAAACGGAGATCAAAACAATCTAAAAAACCTAAACTGACACGGGTTGATGACACTTCAAGAAATTgtgacaaaatcaaattaggaAATCGAAGCGACTCTAGCGATGAAATCGAATGCTGCCCACTTTCTGAATGTGCTTCATGTGTCAATTCTG ATTCATCAATGACTCCTGGCGAGATGTACTGCTCCTGTGCTATACAATGTCCACCTTTGCATCgcccaaataaaataacaaaacaatatttcaatg gtATTGAAGATGATGACCCTGACTCGTCCTCGTTGTGTACATGTTGCTGTAGTGACGCCAAGAGAAATGATTTCACTGGGGCTCACAATACAGTTCGACATTGTTATGTTGAAAGACCTAGAATGAGGAGAGTTAATCGTACAATTGTTAACCAACGTAATCAATGTATAGGTACCAATATAGAACCTAGGTGTGATGTGGGTACTATGACTAAAGAAAAAGGTCTAATTCGGAAGAATGTTGTTTATGTACCAAAGACCCATGGTATATGCTGGGACCGAATTTATAAACGGGACATAGGTGTGTCCACGAAAAAGACTGTATCGTTTAGGAGTCGTGTGCAATTGATTCCTAGCGATATATTCGTAGATG attttctcGACATTTACACACCGTCACGGTACCTTTTGGAG TCTCAGAAATACTATAATGACATCTACGCAGGGGCTAATATATACCCTATCAAATTCAACCag aaATGGTCACATGAGCGTTCATCTTACGGCAGTCGTTCCTATAGTTATCGCAGAG GTCGTCGAGCTAAAAGACTCGATggatatttacaacaaaaatac TTAACAGTAAAACGAGTGAACACTATGTTAAATGGAGCAAACCGAGCAAAATATCGCAAGTCccaaaaagaaattttgagttaa